A region of the Silene latifolia isolate original U9 population chromosome 9, ASM4854445v1, whole genome shotgun sequence genome:
ACCGCACGAGAAAACAATTCGCAGGTACATGACCATCCCACATAGCATACCTCATGCGCCTTTCGTGCTTTGTCCTGCCATATCAACAAAATAAAACACCATTAGGCTACACAAAGACcattaaaattttcaaaaaaattaaagttCAATATCTTGTTTTATATCTTCAAGCCATTTTCATGAAAATAAATGTAACCAAATATTTTGACCAATAGCATAGTATAGCACAAGGTCATTCTCACCCCCCCAATAAATTAAAACCAGACACCGACAAATAACTCTCTCAATATAGGGGCAAATCAAAAGTGATCATTATTTGTCCCACgttaaaaaataatgtaggtgtgttGAATATATTAcgaataaataatagaattgtcccacacgAAAGATTAACATGAGAGAGTGTATAATATGATATATATTTTCTAtgttatattcaagtgatatttataatttttatttatatttggcaaaaaagtatcgtaaaaaaattatgaaaattatataattagattcgtggtaaaaaaaaatgcaATCATTAGATTATaaatttcatatcatttgcacatattttaattatgatgaaaaaaaaaatagaaaaaaacatACGAATATTGATAgatagtactccctcctattcattcattttgtccctctttccttatcgaagctagtcggatttttgtccctctttccttttttggtaatttttgtgtggtccaaatttaattacatgtggggtagagtggaatagagtgttttgtgtggtccaaaatcatcttcttaattcttgtgcaaaatagaagaaggacaaaatgaatgaataggagggagtataattttttactcattattaaatcgggtttgatgtcgaattaggtgcgaaaaatATGGTGTATTAACGACATGCGTCAGTTACAACAATATCATATAAATATTAAGCCTtacaactttttttttcattaacaaagtgttttatcttttattttatttaaaagatatattttaattatatgtaaacaaataattagaCATAAGATATAACATAAcaaagttaattaccccgttacAATGCACAGGTGTCAAACTAGTTATAAGAGTAAACAAGacgtatcatcatcatcaaccatctcaTACAAAAAATTTGCAAATTACTTATATTAATTTTTACAGAGTAAGTAGAACaagattaaaaatgaaaaacattTAAAGTTGTGGACTCCAATCCAAATCACATTTGAAAGAGAGACAACTCAAAATAAATTTTAAGAGGCGGATTCCACTCCTTCTGTTCGAACCAATTTCATACGTTAGCTAGTTCAATATATGTGAGGTTTATTTTAATCACATTTATGAAATGGGCTTGAACGGAGAGACTACCACCTAACAATCATAATCCCTTTACGCACATATACAAGGCCCGTTTCCGAAAATGGGTCGCGAGAACGGGTCATCCTTGAAGGTGATTACTGATCCGGATTACTTCTTGGGCATCAATTTTAAAGGCCTTTTCCAATACAATTGATGGCATAGATGGTGTAGTAGTAAAGGTAGCTAATGAAGCAACTTGGGTACCTGGGTTTTCACTACTTAGCCCAGAAATAGCCATTGATGGGCCTTTTTGGTCCACATTATAAAGAAAATGGATCAGCCCTTTTGGGAATACGAATGATTCACCGGGCCGTAACCGTTGTGTATACATCTTATTGGACGTATCGACAAAGCCCACTAAGATTTCACCCTTGAGACATGTGGTCACCTCTGAGGCCCGTGGGTGCGAGTGCGGTGGGACCAACCCGTTTGGGTTGATATCGATCCTAGCCATGCTCAGACCCTGGGTGTGATGGCCCGGGAGGATCTGGTTGGTGGTTAGAATGACGCTGAATCCAAATTTATTTGTGCTGGTGTTACCAGCTTTTGACAATGCTGAGGTGGAAAAGTGAGATGAACTTGCCAGATCCTGATTTAAGCACGGCGGGCCGTTTGATAAGTAATAATGTGGGTTAGACGTATCCGCGATGCAATAATCTAGAAGCGGGTCAGGATCGGCATTAACTAAACCCAATGATAAGAAGAGACTCAAACATAGTTGAAGTTTGATTTTAGTTTTCATGGTTTGAAATCTGGTTTATTTTTTTGGTTCGAGTTCTCAAATGAATTATATGATACGATATATATACATGTGTATAAATAGGTGAGTAAGAGAGCATTATGTGATGTTTTAACTAACTTAAGAAAGATAAATATTAGCTTACAAAATTGAGTAGCTTAGCTTAAGAGGTAATGAAGGAGAATGAGGGAACGTTAAGGCAACACTAAGGGAAGCTTCTAATCAAATAGCTAAGCATCTTATTAAAGCACAATTGTGTCCATCCAATTGTCTTTATGATATACTTCTTAAGTTTCTACCATGTGTTATTTTCATGAAGTAGTGAACTCTAAGATTATGTTTAGCAATTACCAACAAAAATCGTATTAAATATACTCTCTCCGActtaacaaattatttacacttATACTAttttgtgaggagtattttaataaaactAAACAATCTGTTGAATTAGAGGTAATAATTGATTAGCTAATGATTTATCGTAGTCTAGTACAACACAGATCATTGTGTAAAAGACGTATCAACATTTTTTGCAAATTTTAAccaactagtattggtgcccgacttcgcccgggctacctctacttaccattatttattttttcattaaataaaattacttaaagttgcataacccataaatttatcattaatatatttttctatgacgtatcctaaaattacgataaataaatttcgagacaaattcactactcccgctattaatattttactcttattaataaaataatagtaataacattttactacttgcccgtaatgagtgctactttcactactcccgacgtaattattgttattgtaactactgccacattaatattgataatttcactactcccgtcgtaattcttgttactttcactattgccgcattaatattgattatttcactactcccgttgttgtttctaccactttctcCAATCTCGataataatattgttacttttactattcaaatgagtgattactatcatataactatatccaatgttactacaattctgcatgcaattttaagaggattatatatttatataaatatattacatatatgcattaaatcaaatcgaaagaattatgcaatattatatattatggaatctaacttgaattatttataacctacttatattatatttttgtatttgtatgttaaataattaacatctctatacatctaataaactataaagtttaataaaattgctagattttaaatttaatgtataatttcatgatgataataattaataccataagcgtgcatgtttatactaattaattattttattttaaggaaattaaccatcttctagtcttctataaatatttaggaaaattaccaagcatcttctttcttttagtttccTTGAAAttaatcatcttaattaattatttcattttaaggaaatttaccatcttaattaattattttattttaaggaaattgacataTTTTAGTCTCtaacaaatgtttaggaaaattatcaaacttctatataatttaattttaacccaaactatattatatttgcattgagatcccttaatcgggtccatcacacggtgttattgatttaaaactatatagtataattaatttgtataactttctttaattacattgaagtcccttggtttctggaattaatatatagtactagtattggtgcccggcttcgcccgggctacctctacttaccattaattttttttttcattaaataaaattacttaaagttgcataactcataaatttatcattaatataattttctatgacatatccaaaaatcacgatgaaataaattttgagacaaattcactactcccgctattaatattttactcttattaatgaaacaatagtaataacatttcactacttgcccgtaatcattgctactttcactactcccgccgtaattattgttactgtcactactgtcgcattaatattaataatttcactactcccgctctaataattgttattttcactattgccgcattaatattgattatttcactactcccattgtttctactacc
Encoded here:
- the LOC141602335 gene encoding germin-like protein subfamily 1 member 1 — protein: MKTKIKLQLCLSLFLSLGLVNADPDPLLDYCIADTSNPHYYLSNGPPCLNQDLASSSHFSTSALSKAGNTSTNKFGFSVILTTNQILPGHHTQGLSMARIDINPNGLVPPHSHPRASEVTTCLKGEILVGFVDTSNKMYTQRLRPGESFVFPKGLIHFLYNVDQKGPSMAISGLSSENPGTQVASLATFTTTPSMPSIVLEKAFKIDAQEVIRISNHLQG